A window of Pomacea canaliculata isolate SZHN2017 linkage group LG3, ASM307304v1, whole genome shotgun sequence contains these coding sequences:
- the LOC112559775 gene encoding uncharacterized protein LOC112559775 produces the protein MSVAPNYSRRVITRKTWALGLLVYSFFLVTADNRGGGQGDKRKPCTFPTTIGTACLAHKSLHSNIYNYNLQGGFSVKNCEYCCKHAACCIQCDDKCLLLDSESCSKHAACCIRWDDNCRTKVPPPSNKEATTTTTQSLSSSLSTSSHKEDGYGNDVHLPACKTTGILGALLAFIVGVLVGLLVAWLRHRKCSSPLQESPANTVMSEMVNTRHDLKDQQEASGNNCEDVHSLAQVPNLPSDVASVLQPETSTVPNDQDSGAGVYCHLHVVSEAETTEYTPMTPPDKKKNITAPPTFSQQMMATQHLPNIDEDGYARIADTVTISRPSEPLRHQSATLRQARSPDPLEPRSDDADEYDRLHRHDNQSKALSGDGNYQHLQTIAHRRDNTSSCGYELATVTTDIRNKTKETEASQSFNIPGRREDNPKSLSCGPSASDDHQEERLKDGLLTAIERHEYFELEPLHEPRDDDEDGSINNDHNDDVHDYSSPNDPDIRLLEQPCTENSRHLQDAHRAEVLVSSDYELATVVSDNDSVAGSCRSIIM, from the exons ATGTCTGTC gCACCGAATTACAGTCGCCGTGTAATCACCAGAAAGACATGGGCTTTGGGTCTGCTGGTTTATTCGTTTTTTCTTGTGACGGCAGACAACAG gggaggtggACAGGGAGACAAGCGAAAACCCTGTACGTTCCCGACTACCATTGGGACTGCTTGCCTTGCACATAAAAGTTTACACTCTAacatttacaattacaatttaCAGG GTGGCTTCTCTGTAAAGAACTGTGAATATTGCTGTAAACATGCTGCTTGTTGTATCCAGTGCGACGATAAGTGCCTTTTACTGGACAGTGAATCTTGCTCTAAACATGCTGCCTGTTGTATCCGGTGGGATGATAACTGCcgtacaaaa gTTCCTCCTCCCTCTAATAAAGAagccacaaccacaaccactcAGTCCTTGAGTTCGAGTTTGTCGACATCATCCCACAAAGAAG ATGGATATGGAAACGACGTTCATTTGCCTGCCTGCAAAACAACCGGCATTCTAGGTGCACTTTTGGCATTCATTGTTGGAGTCCTCGTGGGCCTTCTCGTAGCTTGGCTTAGACACCGGAAATGCAGTAGCCC GCTTCAAGAGTCGCCTGCCAACACCGTAATGTCTGAGATGGTCAACACCAGACACGACCTCAAAGACCAACAAGAAGCATCAGGAA aCAATTGCGAGGATGTCCATTCCTTGGCCCAGGTACCCAACCTGCCCAGTGACGTGGCATCTGTTCTCCAGCCAGAGACTTCTACTGTTCCTAACGATCAAGACTCTGGAGCTGGCGTGTACTGTCATCTTCATGTTGTCAGTGAAGCTGAGACTACAGAGTACACACCTATGACGCCGccagacaagaagaagaacatcACAGCGCCGCCTACTTTTTCCCAGCAAATGATGGCTACTCAACATCTTCCCAACATCGACGAGGATGGATATGCGAGAATCGCTGACACGGTTACTATCTCTAGACCTTCTGAACCTCTCAGACACCAGAGCGCCACCTTACGGCAGGCACGTTCCCCAGACCCTCTCGAACCTCGTTCCGACGACGCGGATGAGTACGACAGACTTCATCGTCATGACAACCAGAGCAAAGCATTGTCTGGTGATGGCAATTACCAGCATCTCCAGACTATTGCGCACAGGCGGGATAACACTTCGTCTTGTGGCTACGAGCTGGCAACCGTCACAACTGATATCAGAAACAAGACGAAGGAAACCGAAGCATCCCAAAGTTTTAACATCCCAGGAAGGAGGGAAGACAACCCGAAGAGCTTGTCTTGTGGTCCCTCTGCTTCTGATGATCATCAAGAAGAGCGTCTGAAAGACGGCCTTCTGACAGCCATCGAGAGGCATGAATACTTTGAACTCGAACCTCTACATGAACcacgtgatgatgatgaggacgGCAGCATCAATAATGATCATAATGACGATGTACACGACTACAGCAGCCCCAATGATCCAGACATCAGACTTCTCGAACAGCCATGCACAGAAAACTCTCGCCATCTTCAAGATGCTCATCGTGCCGAGGTCCTTGTGTCTAGTGACTACGAGCTGGCTACAGTCGTCAGCGACAACGACTCCGTAGCTGGGTCTTGTCGCAGCATCATCATGTGA
- the LOC112560372 gene encoding uncharacterized protein LOC112560372 isoform X2 — protein sequence MTATSWMLLLLMSCQQVYDAKPCRDKHLCCKQESFAPRPNQTQRSDTCNLAFGNNASQDCSICVNGERREQAGHNQYTQQYCTVPVQDDARGNCKCFLLCSNKFYECEVCESNDGQRPHVSSGKQTGKNSWDKKTFGTIIGVIVVSVAVVLIVTFRKKINCSRGDQNNQSQRNSKRNLDEEGVSGCSRFTSPSDPDSSTGMYRLQRDREVGRNYRPLGQSITQTSYHFQLQTSIHRPFEDENEDEIYNEINDEDIRCFPERGLFHNATSRQVCEVPPSFLERQWDQAGGDGGYYKKLDRHTARDNPTDCMSAANENYQRLPGPQPSGGYVLAKAVTDAHVHSTTAHEEPSNNKVLSDNTPLNNISNDHNPYDNAFSDNSPENISENHSPEGSAVCSSDNNPHDNAFSDNSPEINISANRNPCSPYDNISSDNNPHDKSLPENNAHHENTEHNISDDKTPHEETHLDPTAHEPCP from the exons ATGACTGCAACGTCCTGGATGCTCCTTCTACTGATGTCTTGCCAGCAGGTTTATGATGCAAAACCTTGTAGAGACAAACATCTTTG CTGTAAACAGGAAAGCTTTGCTCCTCGTCCAAATCAGACTCAAAG aAGTGACACATGCAATCTAGCTTTCG GGAATAATGCCAGCCAGGATTGCAGCATCTGCGTAAATGGAGAAAGGAGAGAACAAGCAGGACACAACCAGTATACTCAACAGTATTGCACGGTACCTGTGCAG GATGATGCGAGAGGGAACTGCAAATGCTTCTTATTATGCAGTAATAAATTCTACGAGTGTGAAGTGTGTGAGTCCAATGATGGCCAACGTCCACACG TGTCGTCAGGGAAACAGACAGGAAAAAATTCTTGGGACAAGAAGACCTTTGGGACCATCATCGGCGTCATCGTTGTTAGCGTTGCTGTTGTTCttattgtgacattcagaaagaaaattaactgCTCCAGGGGAGACCA gaATAACCAGTCTCAAAGAAACAGCAAGAGAAACTTGGATGAGGAAGGGGTTTCAG GGTGTTCCCGATTCACCTCTCCCAGCGACCCTGACTCTAGCACTGGAATGTACCGTCTTCAAAGAGATCGGGAAGTCGGGAGAAACTACAGACCTCTAGGGCAATCAATCACACAAACATCCTATCATTTCCAGCTACAGACTTCCATTCATCGGCCGTTCGAAGATGAGAATGAAGATGAGATATACAATGAAATCAACGACGAAGACATCAGGTGTTTCCCAGAACGCGGGTTATTCCACAATGCCACATCTCGCCAGGTGTGCGAGGTCCCTCCGTCTTTTCTTGAGAGACAGTGGGATCAAGCAGGAGGAGACGGAGGGTACTATAAGAAGCTCGATCGTCATACTGCCAGAGACAATCCCACAGACTGCATGTCAGCTGCTAATGAGAACTATCAACGTCTTCCCGGTCCTCAACCTTCTGGTGGATACGTGTTGGCGAAGGCAGTAACAGACGCCCACGTCCACTCCACGACAGCCCATGAAGAGCCTTCAAATAACAAGGTGCTCAGTGACAACACTCCCTTAAACAACATTTCCAATGACCACAATCCCTATGATAACGCGTTTAGTGATAACTCTCCCGAAAACATTTCCGAAAATCATAGCCCCGAGGGTAGCGCTGTCTGCTCCAGTGACAACAATCCCCATGATAACGCCTTTAGTGATAACTCTCCCGAAATCAACATTTCCGCAAACCGTAACCCCTGCTCTCCCTATGACAACATTTCCAGTGACAACAATCCTCATGACAAAAGTCTCCCGGAGAACAATGCTCACCATGAGAACACTGAACATAACATTTCTGATGACAAGACTCCACATGAAGAGACTCACCTTGACCCCACTGCCCACGAACCTTGTCCATGA
- the LOC112560372 gene encoding uncharacterized protein LOC112560372 isoform X1 yields MTATSWMLLLLMSCQQVYDAKPCRDKHLCCKQESFAPRPNQTQRSDTCNLAFGNNASQDCSICVNGERREQAGHNQYTQQYCTVPVQDDARGNCKCFLLCSNKFYECEVCESNDGQRPHVSSGKQTGKNSWDKKTFGTIIGVIVVSVAVVLIVTFRKKINCSRGDQNNQSQRNSKRNLDEEGVSAGCSRFTSPSDPDSSTGMYRLQRDREVGRNYRPLGQSITQTSYHFQLQTSIHRPFEDENEDEIYNEINDEDIRCFPERGLFHNATSRQVCEVPPSFLERQWDQAGGDGGYYKKLDRHTARDNPTDCMSAANENYQRLPGPQPSGGYVLAKAVTDAHVHSTTAHEEPSNNKVLSDNTPLNNISNDHNPYDNAFSDNSPENISENHSPEGSAVCSSDNNPHDNAFSDNSPEINISANRNPCSPYDNISSDNNPHDKSLPENNAHHENTEHNISDDKTPHEETHLDPTAHEPCP; encoded by the exons ATGACTGCAACGTCCTGGATGCTCCTTCTACTGATGTCTTGCCAGCAGGTTTATGATGCAAAACCTTGTAGAGACAAACATCTTTG CTGTAAACAGGAAAGCTTTGCTCCTCGTCCAAATCAGACTCAAAG aAGTGACACATGCAATCTAGCTTTCG GGAATAATGCCAGCCAGGATTGCAGCATCTGCGTAAATGGAGAAAGGAGAGAACAAGCAGGACACAACCAGTATACTCAACAGTATTGCACGGTACCTGTGCAG GATGATGCGAGAGGGAACTGCAAATGCTTCTTATTATGCAGTAATAAATTCTACGAGTGTGAAGTGTGTGAGTCCAATGATGGCCAACGTCCACACG TGTCGTCAGGGAAACAGACAGGAAAAAATTCTTGGGACAAGAAGACCTTTGGGACCATCATCGGCGTCATCGTTGTTAGCGTTGCTGTTGTTCttattgtgacattcagaaagaaaattaactgCTCCAGGGGAGACCA gaATAACCAGTCTCAAAGAAACAGCAAGAGAAACTTGGATGAGGAAGGGGTTTCAG CAGGGTGTTCCCGATTCACCTCTCCCAGCGACCCTGACTCTAGCACTGGAATGTACCGTCTTCAAAGAGATCGGGAAGTCGGGAGAAACTACAGACCTCTAGGGCAATCAATCACACAAACATCCTATCATTTCCAGCTACAGACTTCCATTCATCGGCCGTTCGAAGATGAGAATGAAGATGAGATATACAATGAAATCAACGACGAAGACATCAGGTGTTTCCCAGAACGCGGGTTATTCCACAATGCCACATCTCGCCAGGTGTGCGAGGTCCCTCCGTCTTTTCTTGAGAGACAGTGGGATCAAGCAGGAGGAGACGGAGGGTACTATAAGAAGCTCGATCGTCATACTGCCAGAGACAATCCCACAGACTGCATGTCAGCTGCTAATGAGAACTATCAACGTCTTCCCGGTCCTCAACCTTCTGGTGGATACGTGTTGGCGAAGGCAGTAACAGACGCCCACGTCCACTCCACGACAGCCCATGAAGAGCCTTCAAATAACAAGGTGCTCAGTGACAACACTCCCTTAAACAACATTTCCAATGACCACAATCCCTATGATAACGCGTTTAGTGATAACTCTCCCGAAAACATTTCCGAAAATCATAGCCCCGAGGGTAGCGCTGTCTGCTCCAGTGACAACAATCCCCATGATAACGCCTTTAGTGATAACTCTCCCGAAATCAACATTTCCGCAAACCGTAACCCCTGCTCTCCCTATGACAACATTTCCAGTGACAACAATCCTCATGACAAAAGTCTCCCGGAGAACAATGCTCACCATGAGAACACTGAACATAACATTTCTGATGACAAGACTCCACATGAAGAGACTCACCTTGACCCCACTGCCCACGAACCTTGTCCATGA
- the LOC112560373 gene encoding uncharacterized protein LOC112560373 isoform X1, whose product MILMSWILLLLISSWQILAAPQDSCRKPNKICCSKIPEETNNASREINDTSEVSSSIRSSSCPFEGELKTENYICKKISPTENYTIVSGTHRRGKGHLKLKHKRNLRTECKCDHRCEEETTIISCGKCTHNKEKAQEDSSWSKATFGIVIGAIVVGVGVVFIVICRRRIKRSRGDQNGESQRNIKRRCEEERAFSERLQYTFAKDLDSASGTYSLPYDQMAVRRHYRPLRQSAQAAQDFQLQPFIHRPFEDDNKDETYTEIIELDTKCDSRHQTHYNAILHQAGDITFLETECSRGGDIDRDCYNRLGCQGNEDKLTDHVSTGKENYGRLHRPTQARLSGGYNRTNTATDVHIPSIKIEGEPAHDDTLPDTSTCCTNCDSHTSAYHTPYDNSLLDLTLSKETQPEHGFPDHTIHNTIPNDATLP is encoded by the exons ATGATCTTGATGTCATGGATACTGCTTCTGCTCATATCTTCCTGGCAAATTTTGGCTGCGCCTCAGgattcttgtagaaaaccaaaCAAGATTTG TTGCAGTAAAATTCCAGAGGAGACAAACAATGCCTCAAGAGAGATAAATGATACATCTGAAGTCAGTAG CAGCATTAGAAGTTCTAGCTGCCCCTTTGAGGGAG AATTAAAAACGGAGAATTATATTTGTAAGAAAATTAGTCCAACAGAGAATTACACCATTGTTTCTGGAACGCATAGACGTGGCAAGGGGCATTTGAAG CTTAAACATAAAAGGAATCTTCGCACAGAATGTAAATGTGATCATCGATGCGAAGAAGAAACAACGATCATCTCATGTGGGAAATGCACACATAACAAAGAGAAAG CCCAGGAAGACAGTTCGTGGTCCAAGGCGACCTTCGGAATCGTCATCGGAGCcattgttgttggtgttggtgttgtctTTATTGTGATCTGCAGAAGGAGAATAAAGCGATCCAGGGGAGACCA GAATGGCGAATCCCAGAGGAACATCAAGAGAAGATGTGAAGAGGAGAGAGCGTTCTCAG AGCGTTTACAATACACATTCGCCAAGGACCTAGATTCTGCTTCTGGAACTTACAGTCTCCCATACGATCAGATGGCGGTCAGGAGACACTACAGACCCCTGAGGCAATCAGCCCAAGCGGCCCAAGATTTCCAGCTACAGCCTTTCATTCATCGGCCTTTCGAAGACGACAACAAAGACGAGACTTACACTGAAATCATTGAACTTGACACAAAGTGTGATTCACGACACCAGACACACTACAACGCCATCTTGCACCAGGCTGGTGACATCACTTTTCTCGAGACAGAATGTAGTAGAGGAGGGGACATCGACAGAGATTGTTACAACAGACTTGGTTGTCAAGGTAACGAAGATAAGCTCACAGACCACGTGTCAACTGGTAAAGAGAACTATGGACGTCTTCACCGTCCCACTCAAGCACGACTGTCTGGCGGGTACAACAGGACGAACACAGCAACAGACGTCCACATCCCCTCCATCAAGATCGAAGGAGAGCCTGCCCATGATGACACTCTTCCTGACACCAGTACCTGTTGCACAAACTGCGATAGCCATACTTCTGCTTACCATACTCCATATGACAACAGTCTTCTTGACCTGACTCTTTCTAAAGAGACCCAGCCTGAACATGGTTTCCCGGACCACACAATCCATAACACCATTCCCAATGATGCCACTCTACCATAA
- the LOC112560373 gene encoding uncharacterized protein LOC112560373 isoform X2: protein MILMSWILLLLISSWQILAAPQDSCRKPNKICCSKIPEETNNASREINDTSEVSSIRSSSCPFEGELKTENYICKKISPTENYTIVSGTHRRGKGHLKLKHKRNLRTECKCDHRCEEETTIISCGKCTHNKEKAQEDSSWSKATFGIVIGAIVVGVGVVFIVICRRRIKRSRGDQNGESQRNIKRRCEEERAFSERLQYTFAKDLDSASGTYSLPYDQMAVRRHYRPLRQSAQAAQDFQLQPFIHRPFEDDNKDETYTEIIELDTKCDSRHQTHYNAILHQAGDITFLETECSRGGDIDRDCYNRLGCQGNEDKLTDHVSTGKENYGRLHRPTQARLSGGYNRTNTATDVHIPSIKIEGEPAHDDTLPDTSTCCTNCDSHTSAYHTPYDNSLLDLTLSKETQPEHGFPDHTIHNTIPNDATLP, encoded by the exons ATGATCTTGATGTCATGGATACTGCTTCTGCTCATATCTTCCTGGCAAATTTTGGCTGCGCCTCAGgattcttgtagaaaaccaaaCAAGATTTG TTGCAGTAAAATTCCAGAGGAGACAAACAATGCCTCAAGAGAGATAAATGATACATCTGAAGTCAGTAG CATTAGAAGTTCTAGCTGCCCCTTTGAGGGAG AATTAAAAACGGAGAATTATATTTGTAAGAAAATTAGTCCAACAGAGAATTACACCATTGTTTCTGGAACGCATAGACGTGGCAAGGGGCATTTGAAG CTTAAACATAAAAGGAATCTTCGCACAGAATGTAAATGTGATCATCGATGCGAAGAAGAAACAACGATCATCTCATGTGGGAAATGCACACATAACAAAGAGAAAG CCCAGGAAGACAGTTCGTGGTCCAAGGCGACCTTCGGAATCGTCATCGGAGCcattgttgttggtgttggtgttgtctTTATTGTGATCTGCAGAAGGAGAATAAAGCGATCCAGGGGAGACCA GAATGGCGAATCCCAGAGGAACATCAAGAGAAGATGTGAAGAGGAGAGAGCGTTCTCAG AGCGTTTACAATACACATTCGCCAAGGACCTAGATTCTGCTTCTGGAACTTACAGTCTCCCATACGATCAGATGGCGGTCAGGAGACACTACAGACCCCTGAGGCAATCAGCCCAAGCGGCCCAAGATTTCCAGCTACAGCCTTTCATTCATCGGCCTTTCGAAGACGACAACAAAGACGAGACTTACACTGAAATCATTGAACTTGACACAAAGTGTGATTCACGACACCAGACACACTACAACGCCATCTTGCACCAGGCTGGTGACATCACTTTTCTCGAGACAGAATGTAGTAGAGGAGGGGACATCGACAGAGATTGTTACAACAGACTTGGTTGTCAAGGTAACGAAGATAAGCTCACAGACCACGTGTCAACTGGTAAAGAGAACTATGGACGTCTTCACCGTCCCACTCAAGCACGACTGTCTGGCGGGTACAACAGGACGAACACAGCAACAGACGTCCACATCCCCTCCATCAAGATCGAAGGAGAGCCTGCCCATGATGACACTCTTCCTGACACCAGTACCTGTTGCACAAACTGCGATAGCCATACTTCTGCTTACCATACTCCATATGACAACAGTCTTCTTGACCTGACTCTTTCTAAAGAGACCCAGCCTGAACATGGTTTCCCGGACCACACAATCCATAACACCATTCCCAATGATGCCACTCTACCATAA
- the LOC112560374 gene encoding uncharacterized protein LOC112560374 isoform X1: MFYPDSDVGLFAEATAHHHLICDNFSLLQVEDEMQQLMSCSCFFCNTTRRNYVNCRICSEADTADDTSWDKATFSIVTVAVIVGAGFVLSVIFRNKIITAWRRNDKSSRCANNSCTDKIEVIPERLHHTLANDTETSSSTSRLSSARTEVREDYRPLQKSVIRNNPFTTTQCLQIQPYIHRVFEEEGECEVYTEIIDDDMECDPRPQARLECDVMSPFLKMEGGQEVNDDDYNRLDHQSNRNKPTDCVSADEENCRLLCCPDRLTEAQLCDEYEVAKPVTDAHVNSNKFANDNSLPDNTFDAHTEHEITPSTPRSTSLDYSSDEHTLHDSPLENKIPQHQTSNEHPFSDHVSNNNLLHDNTPTERIPRDNPSPYDTLTTLSPQETV; encoded by the exons atgttttatcCAGACAGTGATGTTGGATTGTTTGCAGAGGCAACAGCGCACCATCACCTCATTTGtgacaacttttctcttttgcaGGTTGAGGACgagatgcagcagctgatgtCCTGTTCGTGTTTTTTCTGCAACACCACACGTAGAAATTATGTTAATTGTAGGATTTGTTCTGAAGCAGATACAG cagacgacacttcttGGGACAAGGCAACCTTTTCGATCGTCACCGTGGCCGTTATTGTTGGTGCCGGGTTCGTCCTCTCTGTAATcttcagaaacaaaattattacagCCTGGAGGCG AAACGACAAATCTTCTAGATGCGCCAACAACTCATGCACAGACAAAATAGAAGTGATTCCAG AACGTCTCCATCACACTCTGGCTAATGACACAGAAACTAGTTCCTCGACGAGTCGCCTTTCAAGTGCTCGAACAGAAGTCAGGGAAGACTACCGACCTCTGCAGAAGTCAGTAATAAGGAATAACCCCTTCACAACAACCCAGTGTTTACAGATACAACCTTACATTCATAGAGTTTTTGAAGAGGAGGGTGAATGTGAGGTATACACTGAAATCATTGACGACGACATGGAGTGTGATCCGAGACCTCAGGCACGCCTTGAATGTGATGTCATGTCGCCTTTTTTAAAGATGGAAGGTGGTCAAGAGGTAAATGATGATGACTACAATAGGCTTGATCATCAGAGTAACAGAAATAAACCCACAGACTGTGTGTCAGCTGATGAAGAGAACTGTCGACTTCTCTGCTGTCCTGATCGTCTGACTGAAGCACAGCTGTGTGATGAATATGAAGTTGCAAAACCTGTAACAGATGCTCATGTCAACTCCAACAAATTTGCCAATGACAACTCTCTCCCTGACAATACTTTCGATGCCCACACTGAACACGAAATTACTCCTAGCACTCCTCGTAGTACCTCCCTTGACTACTCCTCCGATGAACACACTCTGCATGACAGTCCTCTAGAGAACAAAATTCCTCAACACCAAACTTCCAATGAACATCCTTTTTCTGACCATGTGTCTAACAACAACCTTCTCCATGACAACACTCCTACAGAGAGAATTCCCCGTGACAACCCTTCCCCTTACGACACACTCACGACATTAAGCCCCCAGGAAACTGTTTAA
- the LOC112560374 gene encoding uncharacterized protein LOC112560374 isoform X2, whose product MFYPDSDVGLFAEATAHHHLICDNFSLLQVEDEMQQLMSCSCFFCNTTRRNYVNCRICSEADTDDTSWDKATFSIVTVAVIVGAGFVLSVIFRNKIITAWRRNDKSSRCANNSCTDKIEVIPERLHHTLANDTETSSSTSRLSSARTEVREDYRPLQKSVIRNNPFTTTQCLQIQPYIHRVFEEEGECEVYTEIIDDDMECDPRPQARLECDVMSPFLKMEGGQEVNDDDYNRLDHQSNRNKPTDCVSADEENCRLLCCPDRLTEAQLCDEYEVAKPVTDAHVNSNKFANDNSLPDNTFDAHTEHEITPSTPRSTSLDYSSDEHTLHDSPLENKIPQHQTSNEHPFSDHVSNNNLLHDNTPTERIPRDNPSPYDTLTTLSPQETV is encoded by the exons atgttttatcCAGACAGTGATGTTGGATTGTTTGCAGAGGCAACAGCGCACCATCACCTCATTTGtgacaacttttctcttttgcaGGTTGAGGACgagatgcagcagctgatgtCCTGTTCGTGTTTTTTCTGCAACACCACACGTAGAAATTATGTTAATTGTAGGATTTGTTCTGAAGCAGATACAG acgacacttcttGGGACAAGGCAACCTTTTCGATCGTCACCGTGGCCGTTATTGTTGGTGCCGGGTTCGTCCTCTCTGTAATcttcagaaacaaaattattacagCCTGGAGGCG AAACGACAAATCTTCTAGATGCGCCAACAACTCATGCACAGACAAAATAGAAGTGATTCCAG AACGTCTCCATCACACTCTGGCTAATGACACAGAAACTAGTTCCTCGACGAGTCGCCTTTCAAGTGCTCGAACAGAAGTCAGGGAAGACTACCGACCTCTGCAGAAGTCAGTAATAAGGAATAACCCCTTCACAACAACCCAGTGTTTACAGATACAACCTTACATTCATAGAGTTTTTGAAGAGGAGGGTGAATGTGAGGTATACACTGAAATCATTGACGACGACATGGAGTGTGATCCGAGACCTCAGGCACGCCTTGAATGTGATGTCATGTCGCCTTTTTTAAAGATGGAAGGTGGTCAAGAGGTAAATGATGATGACTACAATAGGCTTGATCATCAGAGTAACAGAAATAAACCCACAGACTGTGTGTCAGCTGATGAAGAGAACTGTCGACTTCTCTGCTGTCCTGATCGTCTGACTGAAGCACAGCTGTGTGATGAATATGAAGTTGCAAAACCTGTAACAGATGCTCATGTCAACTCCAACAAATTTGCCAATGACAACTCTCTCCCTGACAATACTTTCGATGCCCACACTGAACACGAAATTACTCCTAGCACTCCTCGTAGTACCTCCCTTGACTACTCCTCCGATGAACACACTCTGCATGACAGTCCTCTAGAGAACAAAATTCCTCAACACCAAACTTCCAATGAACATCCTTTTTCTGACCATGTGTCTAACAACAACCTTCTCCATGACAACACTCCTACAGAGAGAATTCCCCGTGACAACCCTTCCCCTTACGACACACTCACGACATTAAGCCCCCAGGAAACTGTTTAA